CTGTTTTGGTTGAGATAACACCCATTgtaattttaataactttttttttttactgtaatgatGATTATAAATGAGATGAATATCAtgtaagttatttaaaaataaagactgcTTATTTTGTGCTGCAGTGatacttattaataataattcctgTCCTAGCTGAAGAAttgtaaaataccacatttattttacatagcTAACAGAAAAAAATGGTGGTTAAATACAATTCATTGCTATAGCATGAAATCAAATTGGCTATATTTTCTAAATACCTTAGTTTTGTTAAATGTTctttagtatttatttacatgtttgtTTGTCAGTTTCCAAACTGTGCTATCAGGTTTTCCACAGCGAGTCAAATGATAGTTTTGCTTTTTCCATCGGTGCCTcatttattcaaatcaattctTTGAAAGGAACTTATCATCTTTTTTATCTCTTTGttgagaaataaaatgttatttagaaTTGCATGGTTCAAATCttctctttttatctttttctaGAATTTTTGTTTTAGCATTTCATGGGGGAAAAAAGTATCATGATAATACCATAGTACTTTTTGTAAGTTTAAGATTGTGTTTTCAAGTTTTGCTTTAcagtagtgttttattttttctgttttgtttatctGTGATAAAGACTTGAAAATGTATAATGATGTAAAATAATGCCAACTGGCTAGGTAACTACCAAAATGAgcacattattataaaattaagaaAAGTGGCAGTAAGTTACACTTAACCTAGAACCAGTAGTGCTGAGGATTTGGTCATATCATATTGTTTAGTTATTTCATGTCAGTAAGTCAGTCAACACTTTTGTGCTGGCCATTGCGATTTTCCATTAGTATGCAGATGTGTACaatatgtgtgtttactgtattgCTGAAAACCAAATGTGATGACAAGGCTTGTCATTGTGCTCCGTTACCATGACTGAAGCCACAAAATTTGAGTTCAGCTCTTCAATCCTCAGTGTGTGAGTTGCAAACTTTCCACAGTGCTGCCACAACTTCATCCTTGATGACTGGAAAAACAGAAAGGTAAGAAAGACTGTAtccaggttatatatatatatatatatatatatatatatatatatatatatatatatatatatatatatatatatatatatatatatatatatatataaacgattgttaaaataatttatatttacatgtttgGATTATATCTATTAAACCTATATAGCCTACATACAGTAcgttttattcatgtatttagaGGTTTTTTATACAAacaattttaacattgaaaagAGGAAAtcttttgtattatatattgtataatttattaaattaattacatttgtgtACGTATTCTATCAGAGATATGACACTCCTGCTACTTCTGATGATGTTCCATTTAGTGGATGAAGTAAAcacggaaaaaaataataatgtaggaAGTTCACAATCCAACAACAGTCCAGTTCCTTGTAAGTTCCTAAAACCCTCCTGAAATCAGACTTTTAAGCATTCttacatttgtattttaaatcttaatataAGAAACAGTATAAGAATACGAATAAGTCTCTGATGCtcagtttttctgttttattttattttaacatctaATTGATTTTTGTGATGGTATAgggaatttccagcatcattacttcagtgtcacatgatccttcagaaataattctaatatgccaatttggtgctcaagagacatttactatattttttattaatataatattataaatttacatttaatacagTTTTTGCTTAATATTTGAGGCATCCATGTGACAATACCATTCAAAGTTTggtgaaattaatatttaaataataacaataatacttttGTTTAGAGTGGATGCTTGATTAAGTTGATTAAACAAaatctctctctttatttatttatttttatcaaagaatcctgaaaaagcatattagaatgatttctaaagtatcatgtgacactgaagactgaagtaatgatgctaaaaattcagctttgcacaggaataaattgtattttaaaatatactgaaatagaaagcagtcattttaaaatgtaatactattgcaatattactgtttttactgatttAATGAATTAAGCTTTGGTTAGTATAAGAGGCgtatactttcaaaaacattaaaaagattctTCACTTTCCAATCTTGACTGTAGAGTAACTCCTTtacacaaattaattttttacattttaagctaatcagttttcatttgtattttccctttgaaaatgtaaatgaaatggaatataaaataaatacataataaatataacaaaaaacatgaattaattaatcaattaaggtttaataatcttaataaattaaaatttaataaatttaataataaaacaaatcttttaCGAAACAATAAGAATTCTAGACCTAAATGTGGAAAATGTGTATGATTACTTACAGTCATTCTTCCCTCATCTATTTTTGTAGCAACTCCAGCACGTGGAGTTACCATCGACTGTTCTGACACAACTAGAAACTCTGCTTGCTACACACAGACATTTGCTCAGTATGTTAAAAACATGCAAGTCCATACAAATCAGGGAAACCACAATAGGTATGATCAGTCTTTCATTTAAAGATCTAAATAATTTATACACTGTATGAATCTTGTGTTGATTTGGTTGTATTCCCTAATGATGTCCTTATGCAGTAAAGAGGAAAAGGCCATACAGGACATTATACAAGCCTGTAAAGAGAAAAAGGCCATACAGGACATTATACAAGCCTGTAAAGAGAAAAAGGCCATACAGGACATTATACAAGCCTGTAAAGAGAAAAAGGCCATACAGGACATTATACAAGCCTGTAAAGAGAAAAAGGCCATACAGGACATTATAGAAACCTGTGAAGAGAAAAAGGCCATACAGGACATTATACAAGCCTGTAAAGAGAAAAAGGCCATACAGGACATTATACAAGCCTGTAAAGAGAAAAAGGCCATACAGGACATTATACAAGCCTGTAAAGAGAAAAAGGCCATACAGGACATTATACAAGCCTGTAAAGAGAAAAAGGCCATACAGGACATTATACAAACAACGGAGCAATCAAAAGACTACTATTTTAAGGATCTTGCTATTTCTGTAGTTAAGATAAACTCAATCCCTACAGATCATCTACTACCAGTCACCGCTCCAAAAGTAAGACTCTTCACCCAAAACTCCAAAATACAATAGAGATAAAACATATTATGAATACTTTAAGATGACAATGAGATTATGTAAGAGCTTGCAGCATAAATTTTTTGAACTGTTTAAAAAggtcatgtaaaaataaattatattttagagttCTGGGTGCTAATGATACAGCAAATTtactacattaatttattttcattttaattaaggtGTCTGATAAAACTCGGACAGTACAGACATGGATCCCAGTGGAACCTTTCCTAAATCTCAGTGGGGCTGAGCAGAAATTTGGAATAGTTACTTACAACTCTAGTCAGCAGTTTAATGTAAAGTTTTCATTGTTTTGGCTGTTTTATAAATCTATTGAACTTAACCCTTCCAGTCTTTATTCTTTTAACCTACATTTCTGTGGTTGTGTATACAGCAGAGAAATGCTTCTATAATGTCTGAAGTCATACGGATTGAAGTTGTTGGACGTGACTTTGTAAATTTAACAAATCCACTTAAAATACGTTTCCCAGTGAATAGTTACATAAACGACACAAACGTAAGCATACCTTTTCAAATGTTCTCAAAATGTCCCAAGATTTGTATTCATTTGttaattctgttttgttttgatatTCCTAGAAAAGCTATATATATTCATGTCAATACTATGATGAACAAGGTGGGTGGGAACTAAAGTTATAGTTCTCTCAAAAatgaaatctgtcatcatttacacacactcATGTTGTTCTTAATCTGTATGCCGTTttattttctgtggaacacaaaagaagaatttattaagaatattcatgcatttattttccaAGTAATGGTACaagttccaaaaaagaaaaagaaaaattaaaattgacataaaagttgtatatatatatcaaacttTCTGGAATTTAAGTTATTCTTCTGtctgcactctcagaaaaaagtgtacaaaagctgtcacagctatttttatttatttatttattgtactaaaatgtattaataatatggAATATGTACAGTAGGAAACAACACCTGGAAGACAGATGGCTGCAACACCACTCAGATCAATGATACTGTTGTGGGGTGCTCCTGTGACCACATGACCCCTTTTGCTGTGCTTCTAGTGAGTACTGATCCATTTATTTAGGCCATTACTAAACGTGTAAGGTAGCAAATATCACTCTGTGATTATATTAATTTGATTCACTTCAATACCGCATTCCCTTTATCTCTCCTACACTCTGAATAGGTTGAGGTGAATGACATTGATGTACAGCAATGGGAAATCTTGTCATACATCAGCTACGTAGGCTGCAGTTTGTCTGCAGTCTTTTCTGCTTCCTCCATCTTGTCGTTCATTTTCAACAGGTGCTGTTCCATCACTTttcatataaatgtgtatataattgACATTATTCTTTACACTTTTTTACACCAAAAGTATGCATATAGATTTACATTAAAGCCTGTACAGTGGttgacaaaaatatataaaaaaaaaacaaaaaaaaaacatttaaatgcatgcatttgtttCACAGGAATGCAAGAGCAGAAGTGTCCAGCAGCATTCATGTGTCTCTAAGCGGCGCTCTGTTTCTCCTCAACCTGAGCTTCATGTTCAGCGAGTGGGCCGCCACACTGACTGTGAAAgaagtgtgtgtttttattgctgtGACGATACACTACAGCCTGCTGTGTTCTTTCACCTGGATGGCTATTGAAGCCTTGCACCTCTACCTTCTTCTGGCCAGAGTGTTCAACATTTACATCAAATACTACATGTTCAAGTTGTCCCTGATCGGATGGGGTAAGCATGGAAGCCAAGTCAATTAAAGCAGTGTTTTCAACGTACAGTATTAAGGGGTTCATGTGCAAAGTGTTTGATCCCTATCATATCTTtaaagtagggctgtgcaattaatcgcatgcgattgttaTGCGCATATCATCAGTAAAGACGGTTCTGTGATTGgtagtaaatcaccatcacctgatttcaaatggagcggcatttacttcATAGAgcagtagttcactgacaagctatgctatATCGTGTACATAATCATAGATGAATTGCAATtagattatgaacgcgatattgcctagcttgtcagtgaactatggctctttGTATAAaattttgtgtatttaaattagTGTAAAGATTTTTATTATTCTGTCATAAAACTGATCGGCAAGGCCAAACTGTAAGACATAGatggccctatcatacacccggcgcaatgtgaCACAAAtcacagcgcaagtgtgtttgctagtttcagtccagagccgttcgcattttcccgtccagtgccatgtcatttaattagcaaatccATTTGCATCCATTTGTGCactcatgggcgtgctggtctaaaaaagaggtgtgttcaggcacattgctggcgcaatgctgttttaaggagctgaaaatagactgcgccatagaccaactcaaacctggtctgtTGAAAATAACGGTCCTAGACTGGTCTCTGGTGTACTTAAAGTGGGCATCTCAGTGCCCTGAAGCGGAGGTTCGGACTAGCTGCTTTAGAGACCTCCTTCTAGGTAGTGAATCCCCCAGAACCACTACATTCTGACAATTAGAGATGTGCTTGCTGGAGGCTGCTGTGCCCTGAAGCACCGAGGCTAGCAGGGTTGACAGACTGATCTCCTGAGAACacaatgtcagaattgtgagataaaaaagttacaattatagtagttttaattcatttttatttctttcatgTGTATTGTGACAATTTtattatcagaaaaaaaataacagaactGCAAGATGAAAACtcagaaaatgtcagaattgaAAGGTTACAGGTTTATAACTTGCAACTGTGACATATACAATCATAATTTTGAGAAAAACTCTGACCTCAAAAATGTCCAGACTCCAACAATGATCAAAGGATGATATATACTGTTTGAGCAATGAACACCATGTATTTCcatactattcacagtatttatGAAGCAGACATCTTATTCACTGACAGTATGGGcagtattacagtatttaatttttatttcagtatcaaaaacacaaagaacattAAAGGAACCAGACATTTGTTAGTTTAGGTTGAAGATATTATGTCATAAATGGATATTTCTACACTTTAAAACACAAAATTAGAAGGAATGTAATCTTTTGAACTAACGTTGCATTTTACATGTAGATCTCGATTTCATAATAAAAGTCTGAACTTAACTTATTACTCTCATGCGTGCttgtaacaaattaataaattgctTTCCAATATAATTTCTTTTGAAACTCAGAAAATCACCCAATTTGAAAACCATGACATACTTTCCTCTTCACAGGAGTCCCTGCTGTTCTTGTTGGAAGTTTGCTGTCTGTTCAACAACACACCCGTCCGTTCTATGGCACCAATAATGTGACCTTATCAAATTCGAATGCCACAAATCCAGTGTGAGTCCACATATTATAACTTAACATTTTCTTTGTTACCTTGCTTTTAACTCTTCTTTAGCTCtcagcattttttattatatgttgtACAGATGCTGGATCACAGAGCCTCTCATCCTGTATGGTGTGAACCTTTCCTACTTCACCATCATATTTGTGTTCAACACAGTAGTTCTAATCACAGTGTCCAGACAGATCTTTAAGCTAAAGAAACTGGACAACAAGCATAAGAAAATACCAGTGAAGGATTTCAGCACAGTACTGGGTCTCATGTGTCTGATGGGTACATCATGGGGTTTAGTTTTTCTTGGCTCTGGATATACCAGCTACCCAATACTCTACATATTCTGCATTTCAAACACAATGCAAGGTAGGTTTACTCTAAGTCACAAAACTACAGTAGAGGTAAAAATAAGGGGAAATATACCTATAGACATAATGCTGTACAATGTAACACTTTCCGATAATATAATAAGGCAGCTTGTCAATCATCTTTATTGTTAACAGGCTTTTCTATCTTTCTGTGGCTGTGTCGGACAGCGAGGCCAGAAAAACAGAAAGCAGCTCATACCAAGTCTGCATCCACTCTGGACACCTTCACTATTGAAAAACAAAAGGAATCAAGATGACCAGTCTCATgatgagctgaacagatttatgACTACAAACCATTGTTCTCAATAaggttttataattatttatttaaaaacaatctcTCTTTTTCCCCCAAGTCCATATGGTTCctctttatgtaaaaaaaaaatctcattcaaTCTAATTATTCATAGTAAAAAGACGTGTGATGGATGATTTATCTTTTTTTCCCCTaaactgtacatttatttaaatttccgTTTCATtgtttctttaactttctttagAACTTCAAGTTTCGTTGAGTGTTTCATTTAAAAGTTATAaattgtacaaacccgattccagaaatgttgggacactgtacgatttgtgaataaaaacagaatgcaatgatgtgaaagtttcaaatttcaatattttattcagaatacaacatagatgacatatcaaatgtttaaactgagaaaatgtatattttttagggaaaaataaattgattttaaaattcatggcatcaacacatctcaaaaaagttgggacaaggccatatttaccactgtgtggcatcccctcttctttttataacagtctggaaacgtctggggactgaggagacaagttgctcaagtttaggaataggaatgttgtcccattcttgtctaatacaggcttctagttgctcaactgtcttaggtcttctttgtcacatcttcctctttatgatgccccaaatgttttctatgggtgaaagatctggactgcaggctggccatttcaatacccggatccttcttctacgcagcaatgatgttgtaattgatgcagtatgtggtctggctttgtcatgttggaaaatgcaaggtcttccctgaaagagacgacgtctggatgggagcatgttgttctagaacttggaaatacctttcagcattgatggcgcctttccagatgtgtaagctgcccatgccacacgcactcatgcaaccccataccatcagagatgcaggcttctgaactgagcgctgataacaacttgtcctctttagtccggatgacatggcgtcacagttttccaaaaagaaatgttgattcgtctgaccacagaacaattGTCCACttcgccacagtccattttaaatgaaccttggcgcagagaaaacacctgcgcttctggatcatgtttagatatggactctttttttgacctatagagttttagccggcaatggcgaatggcacgatgtattgtgtttactgacaatgttttctggaagtattcctgagcccatgttgtgatttccattacagtagcattcctgtatgtgatgcagtgtcatctaagggcctgaagatcacgggcatccagtatggttttccagccttgacccttactcacagagattgttccagattctctgaatctttggatgatattatgcactgtagattttatattttttttttttttttttttttttttttttttagatgatgatgataacttcaaactctttatagtttttctctgagaaactcctttctgttattgctccactatttttcgacATAGCATTGGggaaattggtgatcctctgcccatcttgacttctgagagacactaccactctgagaggctctttttatacccaattaaGTTGCCAGTTGACCAAATAAGTTGTCTTATATAATTGGTCCTtatttgtacatttaacttttccagcctcttattgctacctttcccaacttttttggaatgtgtagctctcatgcaatccaaaatgagccaatatttggcatgacatttcaaaatgtctcactttcaacatttgatattttatcgatattctattgtgaataaaatatgagtttttgagatttgtaaattattccattccttttttactcacaatttgtacagtaccCCAcctttttttggaatcgggtttgtaaaacaaaactgtaaaactgtttttatttacatttagcaatAAAGCCAAGAGTAAAATTCTGAGCTCATGTGTGGGTCTGATGAGTCCATTAGGAACACAGAAATATTGTCAGTACATTTTaacttgtgttcctgtagctcaaacagtacagTGTGGCACAAGCAATAGTAAAAACATGGGTTTAATTCCAGCGAATGtataaactgattaaatgtatacCCCTTGATGCAATTAAAGTTGCTTTGTACAATATaactacaatataaaatgcattcagaaagtattcagaccccttaatttgtttaacatattttcTTATGATGCAGCCTAATgctaaaatgttttcaattaatatttttaagtctATACTCCATACTTATTATGAGGAAAGGAGTGTAGAATGATATTGATTGATGATGAGAATAGTGTAAAGACTTTTATCATGAGGCTGCAAACAcctgataaaaaaaacatacagtgttCTGAGCTCtattttaaatttcattacatgattttaaaatgttggGTACACAAGAAACATGTCCACCGCATTTAAGCAGGTTTGGGTAAAATGATCTCTGATCACAATTACAGAACAGTTATTGGTATAAATCTGGCACCTGCTGCTAATTTCCTTAATTATTTGACAAACCGGATTTTACTGACAGCATTCCTCTAATTTTCATTGAAATTGCAAGGTGGCTGTGTTTCTCTAAGGTGACTGAAACCCTGTGGAATCGGTTCAAaactgcagctggaattgctcaCCAGTTCAGCGATGAACAGGGTATGAATCTGTCTCAGCACGTTTAAGAGAAGTCAGACTGAAAGCACACTCTGCAGAGACCGAGCCTCTCATCAGCAGCAATAATCAAAAGGCTAAGCTCACTTCAGCTGAGGGGCATCTTGTGtggacagaggagaactggtccaaaGTTCACTTTAGTGATGAGAGAGAGTTTAGTTGGGTCAGATGGGAAACATTATGTTTGGCAGGGGGAACTGAGTAAAGACTGAACCCTGAGCAAGTAAAGAATATAGTGAAAGCGGAGGAGGAAGTGTCATGCTTTGGAGATGTTTTGTGCCGCAGGAGTTGGGAATATACATGGCAGAGTGAAAGTTGTTCATCACAACAAAGATTTTAGTTGGAATCTTCTTTCGTGCTACAGTGGTTTGTTCTTTAATGAATTAATTGCTGAAATGCCTTGGTTATTTTGTCAAACATGTTAGTAGAACAGTGGTATGCACTGCAAATATTCCTTCAAATTTTGAGTGATAAAGAAATCAAGTATTTATTGTTGTCTAGTTTTGATCTCCACAGTAGGTTAGTAAGCCAATGTAAAACCTTTAGTTCATTATATTTGCATATAAGGAAAATGAGCAGCTCCAAGAGATATTTATACACTAACATGCAAACAACCATGACAGAGATGATGTTATCCAATTTCTTCACTGAAGTTACAAAGAAAACTGTATGTTGTGGGCTCAAATTATGTAACACTATTTGTTACATATCCCAACTAAATCCCGACTAAACTACTCTGAATAAtagagttttaatttaatttatttacttaatttatttttactatttgtattattattttttcttattttcctaGATCAGAACATAAAATTTCTTGAGTCATTCTGTGTAATCTGACTAAACCCTTTAACTAATTTTCCCCGAATGTATAATCACATTTTGCACCTAAGAAGGTTAGAACAAATTCAACACGAAAGAAAAAGTGAAACATATTGGGACACTGGCGAACACGATGGCAGTAATTAATGAAAATGTGTCTTTAGTGTCATCTAGTGGCTGATGAATGAAACTACATCTTCTTACATTGTCGAAAGTTGACttataaatcattttttgaaaatgaaaacgtttCGCTTTAAATCAGATAATATAGATTGACATAGAGATTGCAGGGTTGCCTTATTGGGCAGGAAGTGGAAAGTGTCACCTTACTGACTAAACCACCAAGAATACTAACAAATAAAGATAACATCAAGTTATCAAAGTACACAAAATGCAACACACAACAATGAATATGGTTCTATAAACGTTTCCTTAACTGAATGGGAAAAGCCATGGCTCATAGTTATTAGgtttaaaatagttgtatttttcagacttgcctattgtttgtgtttttcagaACATCATCATTTCAGAATCTATAATCCCTTacaacatcagaatcagaatcagaatgagctttattgccaggtatgtttacacatacgaggaatttgtgtgaatgacagcgacagaacataaaacacataataaaagaatataaaaatacaaaaaatacaaataagtagataaggaataacaatatacaaattgacaattgtaggcaggtatattacaaaaatgcagttatgtatgtacatgtatattatgtgcaaaatttaagtgtatactaattatgtgtgttagataaattaagtgtatgtgtatataaatataaagtgtagtgtgttcagtgtgttcagtgtgtatcagctgttcataagatggattgcctgagggaagaaactattcctgtgtctggtcgttctggtgctcagtagcgtcgaccagatggcaacagtccaaagagggagtgtgctggatgtgaggggtccagagtgattttaacagcccttttgctcactctggataagtacagttcttgaatagaagggagggttgtaccgatgatttgctcagcagtccggactctgtagtcttctgaggtcagatttagaagctgagctgaaccagacagttactgaagtgcagaggatggattcgatgatggtggagtagaactgtttcagcagctcctgtggcaggttaaacttcctcagctggcgaaggaagtacaacctctgctgggcctatttcacaatggagtcaatgtgaatgtcccacttcaggtcct
The genomic region above belongs to Carassius carassius chromosome 3, fCarCar2.1, whole genome shotgun sequence and contains:
- the LOC132113170 gene encoding adhesion G-protein coupled receptor G2-like — encoded protein: MSLCSKEEKAIQDIIQACKEKKAIQDIIQACKEKKAIQDIIQACKEKKAIQDIIQACKEKKAIQDIIETCEEKKAIQDIIQACKEKKAIQDIIQACKEKKAIQDIIQACKEKKAIQDIIQACKEKKAIQDIIQTTEQSKDYYFKDLAISVVKINSIPTDHLLPVTAPKVSDKTRTVQTWIPVEPFLNLSGAEQKFGIVTYNSSQQFNQRNASIMSEVIRIEVVGRDFVNLTNPLKIRFPVNSYINDTNKSYIYSCQYYDEQGNNTWKTDGCNTTQINDTVVGCSCDHMTPFAVLLVEVNDIDVQQWEILSYISYVGCSLSAVFSASSILSFIFNRNARAEVSSSIHVSLSGALFLLNLSFMFSEWAATLTVKEVCVFIAVTIHYSLLCSFTWMAIEALHLYLLLARVFNIYIKYYMFKLSLIGWGVPAVLVGSLLSVQQHTRPFYGTNNVTLSNSNATNPVCWITEPLILYGVNLSYFTIIFVFNTVVLITVSRQIFKLKKLDNKHKKIPVKDFSTVLGLMCLMGTSWGLVFLGSGYTSYPILYIFCISNTMQGFSIFLWLCRTARPEKQKAAHTKSASTLDTFTIEKQKESR